A section of the Ignavibacteriales bacterium genome encodes:
- the rpmB gene encoding 50S ribosomal protein L28, with protein sequence MSKVCKLTGKKPLAGNNVSHANNKTRRVQEPNLQKKKLWNERKKRWETVKVSAKALRTIDKKGYRVLFKD encoded by the coding sequence GTGTCTAAAGTTTGTAAATTAACGGGAAAGAAGCCATTAGCAGGAAATAACGTATCTCACGCTAATAATAAAACTCGCAGAGTTCAGGAGCCTAATCTCCAGAAAAAGAAACTATGGAATGAGAGAAAGAAGAGATGGGAAACTGTAAAAGTATCGGCTAAGGCATTAAGAACTATAGATAAAAAGGGGTACAGAGTATTATTTAAAGATTAA
- the tgt gene encoding tRNA guanosine(34) transglycosylase Tgt has translation MAEKEFFKVLSNSSEAGVKARAGIINTDHGEILTPCFMPVGTQGTVKAVEHRELDEFDTRIILGNTYHLFLRPGDEIINEAGGLHKFISWNKAILTDSGGFQVFSLDTLRKVTDDGVEFSSHLDGSKHFFTPEKVIGIQRNLGSDIMMPLDECMSYPVEKSFAEKSIKLTTSWEARCYEHFKNTSDLYGFKQRLFSINQGSIFKDLRKDSIEQLSEYDFDGNAIGGLAVGEENELMYEVTDYCTDLMDSGKPRYLMGVGTPVDLLESVERGVDMFDCVMPTRNARHGRLFTAYGEINLKNSGYKNNFNSPDPECETYTSKNFSLAYLRHLMMSNEILGYQLASIHNVGFYLKLMKDMRHAIMENRFLNFKKDFLEKYLSNKR, from the coding sequence ATGGCTGAAAAAGAATTTTTCAAGGTTCTTTCAAATAGTTCTGAAGCTGGTGTAAAGGCTCGGGCAGGCATAATTAATACCGATCACGGTGAAATACTTACACCGTGTTTCATGCCGGTCGGTACTCAAGGTACTGTGAAGGCAGTCGAACACCGTGAGCTCGATGAATTCGACACAAGGATAATACTCGGGAATACTTATCATCTATTCTTAAGACCCGGTGATGAGATAATAAATGAAGCCGGCGGTTTACACAAATTCATTAGCTGGAACAAAGCAATACTAACCGATAGCGGAGGTTTTCAGGTATTCAGTCTTGATACCTTGAGGAAAGTTACTGACGACGGAGTCGAGTTTTCATCTCATCTCGACGGATCGAAACATTTTTTCACTCCCGAGAAAGTGATAGGTATACAGAGGAATCTTGGAAGCGACATAATGATGCCGCTTGATGAATGTATGAGCTACCCGGTAGAGAAAAGCTTTGCTGAGAAGTCGATAAAATTGACTACCAGCTGGGAAGCCAGATGCTACGAACATTTTAAGAATACTTCTGATCTTTACGGTTTTAAGCAGAGATTATTCTCTATCAATCAGGGAAGTATCTTTAAGGATCTAAGGAAGGACAGCATCGAACAGCTATCTGAGTATGATTTTGATGGAAACGCAATAGGAGGTCTTGCAGTGGGAGAAGAGAATGAGTTGATGTATGAAGTAACTGATTATTGTACTGATCTGATGGATAGTGGCAAGCCGAGGTATCTTATGGGTGTGGGCACACCGGTTGATCTTCTGGAAAGTGTCGAGAGAGGTGTTGATATGTTTGATTGTGTAATGCCGACGCGAAATGCCAGGCATGGCAGGCTCTTTACAGCATACGGCGAGATAAATTTGAAAAATTCAGGTTATAAGAATAATTTTAATTCGCCTGATCCGGAGTGCGAAACATATACTTCGAAGAATTTTTCGCTGGCGTATTTAAGGCATCTTATGATGTCAAATGAAATTCTCGGTTATCAGTTAGCTTCTATACATAATGTTGGATTTTACTTGAAATTAATGAAAGATATGCGTCATGCAATTATGGAGAACAGGTTCTTAAATTTTAAAAAGGATTTTTTAGAAAAATACTTATCTAATAAAAGATAG
- the yajC gene encoding preprotein translocase subunit YajC, with amino-acid sequence MGMVMSLLPFLLIILVFYFLILRPQQKRQKERQNLLSSLKKGDKVITAGGIHGTVEDLTDKAVTVRIADNVKINVERSSIATIKGLMEHEDSQKK; translated from the coding sequence ATGGGAATGGTAATGTCACTACTGCCTTTTCTTCTAATAATATTAGTTTTTTATTTTCTTATCTTAAGACCGCAGCAAAAGAGACAGAAAGAAAGACAAAATTTATTAAGTTCGCTCAAAAAAGGTGATAAAGTTATAACAGCCGGCGGTATTCACGGTACTGTAGAAGATTTGACGGATAAAGCCGTTACCGTAAGGATTGCTGATAATGTAAAAATAAATGTTGAGAGAAGTTCTATCGCCACAATTAAGGGGTTGATGGAGCATGAGGATTCACAAAAGAAATAA
- a CDS encoding bifunctional 3,4-dihydroxy-2-butanone-4-phosphate synthase/GTP cyclohydrolase II gives MSREKFKFDSIESAIKDFRQGKMVIVVDDEDRENEGDMIFSAEMCTPEHVNFLTKNARGLMCVPMEEDRLKELELDMMAKVNTSLHETPFTMSVDYKIGTTTGISAFDRDKTIKALIDPDTKPADLGRPGHIFPLKATPGGVLRRAGHTEAVVDLARLAGHYPAGVLCEVLKGNGEMARLPELSKIAKKFGLKLICIKDLIEYRLSREKLIEKIVETRLPTKIGKFKAVLFKSKVDSKEHIALVKGKINSKEPVLVRVHSECLTGDLFHSLRCDCGDQLEKSMKIIENEGTGILLYMRQEGRGIGLSNKLKAYKLQDEGRDTVEANVELGFKPDLRDYGVGAQILRELGVKKIRLLTNNPKKVVGLHGYDLEIVERVPIEIPANPENETYLSTKRDKLGHLILVNESKKK, from the coding sequence ATGAGCAGAGAAAAATTTAAATTTGACTCTATAGAGTCTGCAATCAAGGACTTTAGACAAGGCAAGATGGTTATTGTTGTCGATGATGAGGACCGTGAGAATGAAGGCGACATGATATTCTCTGCGGAGATGTGTACTCCCGAGCACGTTAATTTCCTTACAAAGAATGCAAGAGGATTAATGTGTGTACCTATGGAAGAGGATAGATTAAAAGAGCTTGAATTGGATATGATGGCTAAGGTAAATACTTCGCTTCATGAGACACCATTTACAATGAGTGTCGATTATAAAATAGGTACTACAACAGGCATTTCTGCTTTTGACAGGGATAAGACAATAAAAGCTCTCATTGATCCGGACACAAAACCTGCTGATCTGGGAAGACCCGGACATATTTTTCCTTTGAAAGCTACTCCCGGAGGGGTCTTACGTAGAGCCGGGCATACAGAAGCGGTAGTAGACCTTGCCAGGCTGGCAGGTCATTATCCGGCTGGTGTATTGTGTGAAGTACTAAAGGGAAATGGCGAAATGGCAAGGCTACCGGAGCTTAGCAAGATTGCCAAAAAGTTTGGTTTGAAATTGATCTGTATTAAGGACCTGATAGAATACAGGCTTTCCAGAGAAAAACTTATTGAGAAAATAGTAGAGACAAGGCTTCCAACAAAGATCGGTAAATTTAAGGCGGTATTATTTAAAAGTAAAGTTGATTCTAAAGAGCATATAGCTCTTGTTAAGGGAAAAATAAACTCTAAAGAACCGGTGCTGGTTCGGGTACATTCAGAGTGTCTGACTGGAGACTTGTTTCACTCTCTAAGATGTGACTGTGGGGATCAGTTGGAGAAATCAATGAAGATCATTGAGAATGAAGGAACAGGAATACTCCTCTATATGAGGCAGGAAGGCAGAGGAATCGGGCTTTCAAACAAACTTAAAGCATATAAACTTCAGGATGAAGGACGCGATACTGTTGAAGCAAATGTTGAGCTTGGATTTAAACCGGACCTAAGAGATTATGGTGTAGGGGCTCAGATACTACGAGAACTCGGTGTAAAGAAGATCAGACTACTGACAAATAATCCAAAGAAGGTAGTGGGGCTTCACGGATACGATCTGGAAATTGTAGAGAGAGTGCCGATAGAGATACCGGCTAATCCTGAAAACGAAACATACTTATCCACAAAGCGGGATAAATTGGGTCATTTGATATTAGTAAACGAATCTAAAAAGAAATAA